In Mycoplasma sp. OR1901, the following are encoded in one genomic region:
- a CDS encoding 16S rRNA (uracil(1498)-N(3))-methyltransferase — MNRFFVKEKQDNYFILDKEAQKHIKVLRLDGKKIICVYQNSFFECQVESNRAIILKQIEENHEFQNDVILLMSLIKYDRFEWLLQKSTELGVKKIIPIITEHTNGELYSYNKFEKKRQRFEEILKNAAEQSFRNQIPVLGELVKLSQFNFDDDYEIYLAHEKIDSKSQLIPDSIQQNVYYVVGPEGGFSDSELDKLSEKQKNINFVSLGNRILRAETAAIYMISKTKNS, encoded by the coding sequence ATGAACCGTTTCTTTGTTAAAGAAAAACAAGATAACTATTTTATTTTAGATAAAGAGGCTCAAAAACATATAAAAGTTTTAAGACTCGATGGTAAAAAAATTATTTGTGTATACCAAAATAGTTTTTTTGAATGTCAAGTAGAGTCAAATAGAGCAATTATTCTAAAGCAAATAGAAGAAAATCATGAATTTCAAAACGATGTAATTTTATTAATGAGTTTAATTAAATACGATCGTTTTGAGTGGCTTTTGCAAAAAAGTACAGAATTAGGTGTTAAAAAAATAATACCGATAATAACCGAACATACAAATGGTGAGCTATATTCTTATAATAAATTTGAAAAAAAACGTCAAAGATTTGAAGAGATTTTAAAAAATGCAGCTGAGCAGTCATTTAGAAATCAGATTCCGGTTTTAGGTGAATTAGTCAAGCTATCACAATTTAATTTTGATGACGATTATGAAATTTATTTAGCACACGAAAAAATTGATTCTAAAAGTCAATTAATTCCTGATTCTATACAACAAAATGTTTATTATGTTGTTGGTCCAGAGGGTGGGTTTTCTGATTCTGAACTAGATAAGTTATCAGAAAAACAAAAAAATATTAATTTTGTCTCTTTAGGTAATAGAATTCTAAGAGCAGAAACAGCTGCTATTTATATGATTTCCAAAACTAAAAATTCTTAA
- a CDS encoding energy-coupling factor transporter ATPase, giving the protein MIDVKNIVFSYKPGILKPALNNVSFSIKKGEYIAVLGHNGSGKSTLSKVLVALLKPQEGSIHIDGIEYHRKNLMEIRKKIGIIFQNPDNQFVGSSVEDDIAFGLENRKVASKEMKDIIVHYAKKVGMLEHLEREPENLSGGQKQRVAIASILALNPDVIIFDEVTSMLDPKGKDQVLEIIKEIRDKKDKTLISITHNMDEAILADRCLVFADGKLIANGDPQSILNDPKIMDIAKIESPFIYQVSEQIKGIEPTYNEEELIEEIWKLKSKK; this is encoded by the coding sequence ATGATAGATGTAAAAAATATAGTTTTTAGTTATAAACCAGGAATTTTAAAACCAGCATTAAATAATGTTTCATTTAGTATTAAAAAAGGTGAATATATAGCTGTTTTAGGACATAATGGTAGTGGTAAAAGTACCTTATCAAAAGTTTTAGTTGCTTTATTGAAACCACAAGAGGGATCAATTCATATTGACGGGATTGAATACCACAGAAAAAATCTAATGGAAATTAGAAAAAAAATCGGGATTATTTTCCAAAATCCTGATAACCAATTTGTTGGCTCATCAGTAGAAGATGACATTGCATTTGGTTTAGAGAATAGGAAAGTAGCAAGCAAAGAAATGAAAGATATTATCGTTCATTACGCAAAAAAAGTCGGAATGCTCGAACACCTTGAACGTGAGCCGGAAAACTTATCTGGTGGTCAAAAACAAAGAGTTGCTATTGCGTCAATTTTAGCATTAAATCCTGACGTTATAATTTTTGATGAAGTTACATCTATGTTAGATCCTAAAGGTAAAGACCAAGTTTTAGAAATAATAAAAGAAATTAGAGATAAAAAAGATAAAACACTTATTTCGATAACACATAATATGGACGAAGCTATTTTAGCTGATCGTTGTTTAGTTTTTGCTGATGGAAAGTTAATTGCAAATGGTGACCCACAATCTATTTTAAATGATCCTAAAATAATGGATATAGCAAAAATTGAATCGCCTTTTATTTATCAAGTTAGCGAGCAAATAAAAGGAATTGAACCAACATACAATGAAGAGGAGTTAATTGAAGAAATATGAAAATTGAAATCAAAAAAATAA
- a CDS encoding ABC-F family ATP-binding cassette domain-containing protein — protein sequence MIEVQNISKIFSDKKLFENVNLKFTEGNTYGIIGANGAGKSTFLKILSGQIEATSGQIVIEKNKRISVLSQDHNAYDQMNVTEVVIMGNTDLYNVLQEKNAIYANPDATMEDYTRAGELEDKYGELGGWTAENDAQELLSNLSIPKEKWNVNMSELTANQKIKVLLAKALFGNPDILIMDEPTNHLDLRSIKWLENFLIDYPNVVIVVSHDSDFLDSICTHIVDIDYSEAKIYTGNYSFWKQSSELAREMMKQSNLKKEAQMEKLKDFIARFSANASKSKQATSRKKALEKISLDEIKPSNRKYPYIRWDMNREHGKQILNVENLTYKNDLGQTLFENVSFTLRPGEKMVIVGDDDIAKTRLLEIIFGEREATSGTVEWGQTITPSYFPNDNAKYFNTDENILEWISKWPLLNKIKENQENDDARMRGFLGRMLFSADSVFKKVNVTSGGEKARLMFSRMMLLESNFIILDQPLDHLDTESIDSVIEGVQNYKGGAIFTTYNRAFVNQCADVILELQSPTKSFLFRGTLEEYEEIMMQDQDK from the coding sequence ATGATTGAAGTTCAAAATATTAGTAAAATTTTTAGTGATAAAAAATTATTTGAAAATGTAAATTTAAAATTTACAGAAGGAAATACATACGGAATAATAGGGGCTAATGGTGCTGGTAAATCAACATTTTTAAAAATTTTATCAGGCCAAATTGAAGCTACAAGTGGTCAAATTGTAATTGAAAAAAACAAACGTATTTCAGTTCTTTCACAGGATCATAATGCTTATGACCAAATGAATGTAACTGAAGTTGTAATTATGGGTAATACTGACTTATATAATGTATTACAAGAAAAAAATGCAATTTATGCAAATCCTGATGCAACAATGGAAGATTATACAAGAGCAGGAGAATTGGAAGATAAATATGGTGAATTGGGTGGATGAACAGCTGAAAATGACGCTCAAGAATTATTAAGTAATTTATCTATTCCAAAAGAAAAATGAAACGTAAACATGAGTGAGTTAACAGCTAACCAAAAAATTAAGGTTTTATTAGCTAAAGCCTTATTCGGAAATCCAGATATTTTAATAATGGATGAGCCGACTAACCACCTTGACTTACGTTCAATTAAATGATTAGAAAACTTCTTGATCGATTATCCTAACGTTGTTATTGTTGTTAGTCACGACAGCGATTTCTTAGATTCAATTTGTACACATATAGTTGATATTGACTATAGTGAAGCTAAAATTTATACAGGTAACTACAGTTTCTGAAAACAATCTTCAGAATTAGCACGTGAAATGATGAAACAAAGTAACCTTAAAAAAGAAGCTCAAATGGAAAAACTTAAAGATTTCATTGCTCGTTTTAGCGCTAATGCATCTAAATCAAAACAAGCAACATCTAGAAAGAAAGCTTTAGAAAAAATTTCATTAGATGAAATTAAGCCTTCAAATCGTAAATATCCATATATACGTTGAGACATGAATCGTGAACATGGAAAACAAATTTTAAATGTTGAAAACTTAACATACAAAAACGATTTAGGACAAACATTATTTGAAAATGTTTCATTTACATTGAGGCCAGGTGAAAAAATGGTTATTGTTGGTGACGATGATATCGCAAAAACAAGATTATTAGAAATAATTTTTGGTGAACGTGAAGCAACTTCAGGAACAGTTGAATGAGGTCAAACAATTACACCAAGTTATTTCCCAAATGATAACGCAAAATACTTCAATACTGATGAAAACATTTTAGAATGAATTTCGAAATGACCACTTCTAAATAAAATTAAAGAAAACCAGGAAAATGATGACGCTAGAATGCGTGGATTCTTAGGTAGAATGTTATTTAGTGCTGACTCAGTATTCAAAAAAGTTAATGTAACTAGCGGGGGTGAAAAAGCACGTTTAATGTTCTCTAGAATGATGCTTTTAGAATCTAATTTTATTATTTTAGATCAACCTTTAGATCACTTAGATACAGAAAGTATTGATTCAGTTATTGAAGGTGTTCAAAACTATAAAGGTGGAGCTATTTTCACAACTTACAACAGAGCATTTGTTAACCAATGTGCTGACGTAATTTTAGAATTACAATCTCCAACAAAAAGCTTTTTATTTAGAGGTACTTTAGAAGAGTACGAAGAAATTATGATGCAAGATCAGGATAAATAA
- a CDS encoding Rrf2 family transcriptional regulator, with amino-acid sequence MQISSRFTVALHIFACIDTYQDDYKITSDFLAGSINTNPVIIRKILSQLKNAKLITVARGTGGIEVTRPFNQITFYDVYQAIEPLKNGDLFNFHENPNPQCIVGGNIHTVLDNKLKSIQEAMEKQMKSFTIDKMGVEIKNILLKQQNKNK; translated from the coding sequence ATGCAAATATCAAGTAGATTTACAGTAGCCCTACATATTTTCGCATGTATAGATACTTATCAAGATGATTATAAAATTACAAGCGATTTTCTAGCAGGGAGCATTAATACAAATCCTGTTATTATTAGAAAAATTCTTAGCCAACTTAAAAATGCCAAATTAATTACTGTTGCAAGAGGAACTGGTGGAATTGAAGTAACCAGGCCGTTCAATCAAATAACCTTTTATGATGTTTATCAAGCGATTGAACCTCTAAAAAATGGTGATCTATTTAATTTTCATGAAAACCCTAACCCGCAATGTATTGTTGGCGGTAACATTCACACAGTATTGGATAATAAATTAAAATCAATCCAAGAAGCAATGGAAAAACAAATGAAAAGTTTTACTATTGATAAAATGGGTGTTGAAATTAAAAATATTTTGCTAAAACAGCAAAATAAAAATAAATAA
- a CDS encoding co-chaperone YbbN has translation MLKEANKEIISEALKSEKTKLVVFYADWCGPCRMYKGSLEQLDSNDNVEVLRVNIDHNREFALENGVQGIPYTKVFKGDKEVKDFSGYVPYEILKEQVAPFIK, from the coding sequence ATGCTAAAAGAAGCTAACAAAGAAATTATTTCTGAAGCATTAAAAAGTGAAAAAACAAAATTAGTTGTTTTTTACGCTGATTGATGTGGTCCATGTAGAATGTACAAAGGTTCTTTAGAACAATTAGATTCTAACGATAATGTTGAAGTTTTAAGAGTTAATATTGATCACAACAGAGAATTTGCTCTTGAAAATGGTGTTCAAGGAATTCCTTACACTAAAGTATTTAAAGGTGACAAAGAAGTTAAAGATTTCTCAGGTTACGTACCATACGAAATTTTAAAAGAACAAGTTGCACCTTTCATTAAATAA
- a CDS encoding nuclear transport factor 2 family protein — protein sequence MTNKEKALALINTFTTGDTKLAKEILATDYIQHNLAYGTGLEAFLGAISYLASAPVKTTVNNIRAFEDGDKVFLQTVYNFAGQGEQVAFDIFRFDSEGKVAEHWDNLISLSGPNPSGHTQIDGTLEVKNTDKEETRRVVTGFVTDILHGKNLDKFSSYFDGDNYIQHNPSIADGVSGLGAALEAMAKQGIQMVYSKTYFVLAEGDFALAVSEGTFADAPTSYYDLFRVENGKIAEHWDVMETIAEKNTWQNQNGKF from the coding sequence ATGACAAATAAAGAAAAAGCATTAGCATTAATAAATACATTCACAACAGGAGATACTAAATTAGCAAAAGAAATTTTAGCTACAGATTATATTCAACATAATTTAGCTTATGGTACAGGTTTGGAAGCATTCTTAGGAGCAATTTCATACCTTGCAAGTGCACCGGTTAAAACAACAGTAAACAACATTCGTGCCTTTGAAGATGGTGATAAAGTATTTTTACAAACAGTTTATAATTTCGCAGGCCAAGGGGAACAAGTTGCATTTGATATTTTTAGATTTGATTCTGAAGGTAAAGTTGCAGAACATTGAGATAATTTAATTTCATTATCAGGCCCAAATCCATCAGGTCACACACAAATAGATGGTACTTTAGAAGTTAAGAACACAGATAAAGAAGAAACAAGAAGAGTAGTTACAGGGTTTGTAACAGACATATTACATGGTAAAAATTTAGATAAATTTAGCTCATACTTTGATGGTGATAATTATATTCAACATAATCCAAGCATTGCAGACGGTGTCTCTGGACTAGGCGCAGCCTTAGAAGCAATGGCTAAACAAGGAATTCAAATGGTTTATAGTAAGACATATTTCGTGCTTGCAGAAGGCGATTTTGCTTTAGCTGTTAGTGAAGGAACATTTGCGGATGCACCTACATCTTATTATGACTTGTTCCGTGTTGAAAATGGAAAAATCGCTGAACACTGAGATGTTATGGAAACTATAGCAGAAAAAAATACATGACAAAATCAAAACGGAAAGTTTTAA
- a CDS encoding ribonuclease HII, with amino-acid sequence MLDYEKKFDKGALIAGCDEAGRGSWAGPLVAACVIMKPDYTNNNINDSKKLTPKKRDELYKEIIENAVEYQIIVRSVEQINNSNPKKESQMAMELGIKNMKNKPDIVLTDFEKINIDLPQENLIKGDSISFNIAAASILAKVFRDNYMVELDKEFSQYDFKNNKGYGTKKHSEALLIHGVNPKIHRVKYKPILKLIKTSNL; translated from the coding sequence ATGTTAGATTACGAAAAAAAGTTTGATAAAGGTGCATTAATAGCAGGTTGCGACGAAGCTGGTAGAGGTTCTTGAGCAGGTCCGCTTGTTGCTGCCTGTGTAATTATGAAGCCGGATTATACAAACAACAACATTAATGATTCCAAGAAATTAACTCCTAAAAAAAGAGATGAACTATATAAAGAAATTATTGAAAATGCAGTTGAATACCAAATAATAGTAAGATCTGTAGAACAAATCAATAATAGTAACCCTAAAAAGGAATCTCAAATGGCAATGGAATTAGGAATTAAAAATATGAAAAATAAACCGGATATTGTTCTAACCGATTTTGAAAAAATTAATATTGATTTACCACAAGAAAACTTAATCAAAGGTGACTCAATTTCATTTAATATTGCGGCCGCTTCAATTTTAGCAAAAGTTTTTAGGGATAATTATATGGTTGAATTAGACAAAGAATTTTCACAATATGATTTCAAAAACAATAAAGGATACGGGACTAAAAAGCACTCTGAAGCACTTCTGATTCATGGGGTTAATCCTAAAATACATAGAGTAAAATATAAACCAATATTAAAATTAATTAAAACATCTAATTTATAA